The Arachis duranensis cultivar V14167 chromosome 2, aradu.V14167.gnm2.J7QH, whole genome shotgun sequence genome has a window encoding:
- the LOC107474867 gene encoding metallothionein-like protein 2 isoform X1, with amino-acid sequence MSGCGSGSCSCGSSCKCGSGCSCSSKMYPDLSYAENTTTAATLVMGVAPAKHQFEGGATEMAAENGGCKCGSSCTCDPCSCK; translated from the exons ATGTCTGGCTGTGGCAGTGGAAGCTGTAGCTGCGGCAGCAGCTGCAAGTGCGGCAGCGGCTGCAG CTGCAGCAGCAAAATGTACCCAGACTTGAGCTACGCAGAGAACACAACTACCGCAGCAACCCTTGTTATGGGCGTTGCACCGGCCAAGCATCAATTTGAGGGTGGCGCTACTGAAATGGCCGCCGAGAACGGTGGCTGCAAGTGTGGGTCCTCCTGCACCTGCGACCCATGCAGCTGCAAGTAA
- the LOC107474912 gene encoding uncharacterized protein LOC107474912: MADNRVQQPTQAELSTQIAELQAKVHRLAELSSKNQNGKNVEGDPKGSNSSNAQHNSTEPHETIPPKEKLTLDNLFSEGVMSFQMLKNFVLPAGLKLYEGFGDPRVHIKKFQSMIFFNGAFDPVLCRSFSTYLDSAALLWFSKVPAGSITCFEELARSFIDYFAASRIYVHGSDYLSTIKQGPQESLKDYMTRFAKATMEIPDLDPKVHLHVLKNGLRPGKFQVMIVVTKPKTLEKFHERAAGQMEIEELREARRVDKQTHRRDEEKSSKSTRDRHFKRPFKLNPKFDTYTKFNTKRENIIKEILHAKLIKPPTREGNYQDQRFVDRSKHCSFHQKYEHTTYECVVAKDRLERLARQGLLDNYIEGRKTKEASSG; the protein is encoded by the coding sequence ATGGCAGATAACAGGGTCCAACAACCCACGCAGGCCGAGCTCTCGACGCAGATCGCTGAACTTCAGGCCAAAGTCCATAGACTGGCCGAACTGTCTTCCAAAAATCAAAATGGAAAAAACGTCGAAGGAGATCCCAAGGGGTCGAACTCTTCAAACGCACAACATAACTCCACGGAGCCACACGAGACTATTCCACCAAAGGAGAAGCTCACACTCGACAATCTTTTCTCTGAAGGCGTAATGAGTTTCCAGATGTTGAAGAATTTTGTGCTGCCAGCTGGACTCAAACTATACGAAGGATTCGGTGACCCCCGAGTCCACATCAAAAAGTTCCAATCTATGATATTTTTCAATGGTGCCTTTGACCCTGTTCTCTGTCGATCTTTTTCAACTTATTTAGATAGTGCTGCTTTACTTTGGTTTTCTAAGGTTCCTGCAGGTTCTATCACTTGCTTTGAGGAGTTGGCGAGATCCTTTATTGACTATTTTGCAGCTTCTAGAATATATGTTCACGGGTCGGACTACCTCAGCACCATTAAACAAGGTCCTCAAGAAAGCCTAAAGGACTACATGACGAGGTTTGCCAAGGCAACCATGGAAATTCCAGACCTCGACCCCAAGGTGCATCTCCACGTACTAAAGAACGGCCTCAGGCCAGGCAAGTTCCAAGTGATGATAGTCGTaacaaaacccaaaacactagAAAAGTTCCATGAAAGGGCGGCCGGTCAAATGGAGATAGAAGAGCTCCGAGAAGCTAGAAGAGTGGACAAGCAAACGCATAGGCGCGACGAAGAAAAATCCTCCAAAAGCACACGGGACAGACACTTCAAAAGGCCGTTTAAGCTTAACCCAAAGTTCGACACTTACACCAAATTCAACACAAAGagagaaaatataataaagGAAATCCTCCATGCCAAACTAATCAAGCCGCCTACCCGAGAAGGAAATTATCAAGACCAAAGGTTCGTGGACAGAAGCAAGCATTGCTCCTTTCACCAGAAATATGAACACACCACTTACGAGTGCGTAGTGGCCAAAGACCGATTGGAGAGACTGGCCCGACAAGGTCTCCTAGACAATTATATCGAAGGACGTAAGACCAAAGAGGCCAGTTCTGGGTGA
- the LOC107474867 gene encoding metallothionein-like protein 2 isoform X2, which translates to MSGCGSGSCSCGSSCKCGSGCSSKMYPDLSYAENTTTAATLVMGVAPAKHQFEGGATEMAAENGGCKCGSSCTCDPCSCK; encoded by the exons ATGTCTGGCTGTGGCAGTGGAAGCTGTAGCTGCGGCAGCAGCTGCAAGTGCGGCAGCGGCTGCAG CAGCAAAATGTACCCAGACTTGAGCTACGCAGAGAACACAACTACCGCAGCAACCCTTGTTATGGGCGTTGCACCGGCCAAGCATCAATTTGAGGGTGGCGCTACTGAAATGGCCGCCGAGAACGGTGGCTGCAAGTGTGGGTCCTCCTGCACCTGCGACCCATGCAGCTGCAAGTAA